DNA sequence from the Nesterenkonia lutea genome:
GGGTCAGCTCAGCGTCGACCCGGAAGGGCTGACCGTCGCGCTTCTCGAAGTCGAAGACCCCGTGGTGACCGATGGCGGTGAGGCCGGTGAGACGGATGGTGTCGCTGGAGCTGCTCCTGCTGGGCATGCCCCTAGCTTCTCAGCTTGGAGATGACTTGCACAGCATCTCGGCTGCCCTGCACGTCATGGACCCGGACCCCCCAGGCCCCGGCCTGGGCCGCCAACGCCGAGAGCACCGCCGTGGCGTGGTCCCGTGGGTGGGCCAGCGGGTGGGCGGCCCCGGCAGCGGCGGCATCGCCAGAGCCAGCGTCCGGTTCCCGGCCGCCGGTCGGCTCGCCCACCACGGAGCCGAGGAATCCCTTGCGGGAGGCGCCGAAGAGCACGCGGTGCCCGAGCCGGACGAAGCTCTCCAGCTCGCGGATCAGCTCCCAGTTCTGCTCGTGGGTCTTGGAGAAGCCGATGCCAGGGTCCAGGATGATCTGCTCGCGGCGCGCCCCGGCGGCCAGATACCGCTCCCGCAGCTGCAGCAGCTCATCGATGACGTCCTCCACCAGTGAGTCATACACGGTGAGTGAGGACATGGTCTGAGAATCGCCGCGGTTGTGGGTGATGACGATCTGCGCCCCAGTCTCGGCGATCAGCTCGGGCATCGCCGGCTCGGTGAGCAGGCCGGAGACATCATTGATGATCAGCGAGCGCGGATCCGCCCCGGCCTCGTCCGCGCATTTCAGCGCGGCCAGCGCCGTGGCCGCGCGACGGGTGTCCACCGAGACGCTCATCCTGCAGCGCAGCAGCTCCCCCAGCACCGGGAGGATGCGACGCTGCTCCTCCTCGGCGGGCGTGGGCCGAGCCCCGGGGCGGGTGGACTCGCCGCCGACATCGATGATCTCGGCGCCGAGCTGCGCCATCCGCAGCGCCTCGGTGACAGCGGCGACGACGTCGGGCGACCCGGCGCCGTCGTCGAACCGGCCGCCGTCGGAGAAGGAGTCCGGGGTGAGGTTGAGAATCCCCATGATGGTGGTGGGCATCTGGCTCTCGCTTCGGTGTCGCTGAAGTGCTGGTCGCTGAAGTGCTGGTCGCTGAACTGCAGGCTGGATCTCGGGAAGGCTGGGCTTCAATTATGCCCCCAGCTCAGGCTCTGTGGGAGGTCGACGGCGGCTAGTTCGGGCGCCCGTGCAGCATCAGGCTCATCGCCTCGGAGCGGGTGGCGGCGTCGCGGAGCTGGCCGCGCACTGCGGAGGTGATGGTCCGCGCGCCGGGCTTGGAGACCCCGCGCATGGACATGCACAGGTGCTCGGCCTCGACGACGACGATCGCGCCGCGCGGGCAGAGATGCTCCATCAGCGCCTCCACCACCTGTGTGGTGAGCTGCTCCTGCACCTGGGGGCGCTTGGCGAAGATGTCCACCAGCCGGGCGAGCTTGCTCAGGCCGGTGACCCGGCCCTCCGGTGAGGGGATGTAACCGATGTGGGCATGCCCGAAGAACGGCACCAGGTGGTGCTCGCACATGGAGTAGAACGGGACGTCACGCACCAGCACGAGCTCCTCGTGACCGATGTCGAAGGTGGTGGACATCAGCTCGGCGGGATCCTCGCGCAGCCCCTGGAAGGCCTCCTCATAGGCACGGGCCACCCGCGACGGGGTGCCCCTGAGCCCGTCGCGCTCCGGGTCCTCCCCCACGGCGAGCAGGATCTCCCTCACCGCCGCCTCGATCCGGGGCAGGTCCACGGCTCCGGTCACCGGCGCTGGGGG
Encoded proteins:
- the folP gene encoding dihydropteroate synthase, giving the protein MPTTIMGILNLTPDSFSDGGRFDDGAGSPDVVAAVTEALRMAQLGAEIIDVGGESTRPGARPTPAEEEQRRILPVLGELLRCRMSVSVDTRRAATALAALKCADEAGADPRSLIINDVSGLLTEPAMPELIAETGAQIVITHNRGDSQTMSSLTVYDSLVEDVIDELLQLRERYLAAGARREQIILDPGIGFSKTHEQNWELIRELESFVRLGHRVLFGASRKGFLGSVVGEPTGGREPDAGSGDAAAAGAAHPLAHPRDHATAVLSALAAQAGAWGVRVHDVQGSRDAVQVISKLRS
- the folE gene encoding GTP cyclohydrolase I FolE — translated: MTEHPSAGSAASPLSPPAPVTGAVDLPRIEAAVREILLAVGEDPERDGLRGTPSRVARAYEEAFQGLREDPAELMSTTFDIGHEELVLVRDVPFYSMCEHHLVPFFGHAHIGYIPSPEGRVTGLSKLARLVDIFAKRPQVQEQLTTQVVEALMEHLCPRGAIVVVEAEHLCMSMRGVSKPGARTITSAVRGQLRDAATRSEAMSLMLHGRPN